In Camelus bactrianus isolate YW-2024 breed Bactrian camel chromosome 5, ASM4877302v1, whole genome shotgun sequence, the DNA window CTTGAAACTGAGTCACGGAGGTCGATTAAGGGCCTCAGGCTAGGAAATTAGGTTGCAGGTGAGAATTCTGCAACTCAAAACCTCAGAACACGGGGATTCAGAAGCTGGCAGGGCAGTGCCCTTCTGCCCTCAGAGGATTCTCCAGGAACCGCAGCCTCCACTTACTAAATATTATAGCTGCTCTCAGGAATCTTCCAGCTCGGGCAGTATATTTGCCTTGGTGAGAACCAAGGAAGGCGAGGTATGTCTAGACTGAGAACCTTCAGCGGCTGGAAGGCGGGGTGAAGTGGGAGACAGTGGGGCCAAGAGAAGAAATGAGCTTATCTAGGGGCAAGGGcactgaggaagagaaaggacaCATTTAGGCAGAAAAGGCCTGGGGAAAGGAGACCCGGCCTGGGGACCAAGGTACCCGCGTTTAAACCTGTCTGTGGGCTCTGACTCACCGCGTGGCCCTGGACAGATAAAAGTCACCTCGCTTCTCTGGGCCTTagctttcccatctgtaaagtggaggcgATGACAGCGTCCACATCGTTGGGCGGGAGCGGGAATCACAAGAGCGGAAGAATAGGAAAGCCGTTTTGTAACCTGCCAGGCTTGGGATGGAGCAGCATCGTGATTATGGTCCTGAGGAGAGGCAGCGGATAAGCGGGCGGGGTCCAGAGCAGTGACGCGACTAAGGCACCCGGGCGGCTGATGTGATGCGCCGGGGCCCCGCTCGTTGGCGTGCTCCCTTCAGCACTTGTCCCAAGCGTTCCTACCGCCCAGGCGCACCCTCATCCTGGGGCTCGAGAAACTTTTGCCTCAGGCCTGCTCCACCCGCACTCCCTACCAGTTCCCAAACTGCAGCCGCTCACTTACCTCCCGGCCCACGGCGGGCGGGAGCCGCATCTCTATGGTCGACCAGCAGCTGGAGCGGCCTCCAGGGACTCCCTTTGTGCGACCGCCTCCGGCCCAGCCGCCTCTAGGACAGTGGGCACATGGAGGacgctctctctttctctaccaGGCTGGAGGTGTACTCTATGGTTCTCTTTATCGTCTCCCTTCTCAACCCTCAACACCCCCTGCCGCGAAGCCCAAGGAGTACCATCGAGAGTTGTGGAGCAGAGTGGCATGGACTTCTTGGTGGGTGTGGCGGGAAGTAGATGAAAGGACTCGGGGCAGGGCCGAGTGGCGCTTCCCTCAAGAGCGGAAGGGTGAAACCATCGAGAGGGAGGGCCAGAGAGTCATGGAGGTAAGGGGGCGGAGTGACAGATTACTCCGAAGCACGATGCTGGAGGCGCGAGCTGGGTTGTGGAGGGGGTTCGGGAGGGGTTCTGGGCATCCAACAAAGACCGGGAGCGGGAAGAACTTTGTCTGTGGCCTTCCATGGatagaaaaatttgaaattctGGATCCTATTTAGCCTCAGCGGAGGTCACTGCTGTCAGTTTACCACCCTGCGTGCTAGTCGTAGAGCAAAGTGGCAGAGGGCGAGGGAGTTGTGCTGCGAACGATTTCACCTCCTACCCCTCGGGATCTTACAGCCTGGAATCAGGCCTGGTACATTTTTTGGAGGGTGGAATTTGGGAAAATCTCCACGGTGGAAGTAGGAGATAGGTAGGACTTCGGTTGGAGAGAATGGAGGGAATAAATTAGAATAAGCATTCTGATCAGAGTCAAGAGAAATGCCTGAGCAAGGAAGAGGGAGGTGTTTGCATATTTGTTCAACAGACAGTATGAGGAGCTAAGCCATTAAAGGTAGATGGGTGCCCTGTTGTGGAagcagaggattttttttttaacctaactaAAGGCCCTGTTGAGAGCCAGCCACTGGAGTTGTTGGAGTAGAGAAAGTGATTGGATTGAAGCAGATCTTTATGAAGAAAGATCTGGACCCCTGTAGAGCACTTTGGTGAAGCAAGAGGTAGAGACCCACTAAGATGCCACTCCAAGAACCAAAATTAACTTTGAAGACATAGTTTAGGTGGCAGGTAATAAAGGGCTAAACAGGACATCAAGAAGTGTGCATGTAGAGGATATGTGAAGGACATGACTCATGTTAACAAGGCATGGGGTTACTGACAGAAGAGAGTAGCTTCTTCATCCCCTGCTAACTCTGGACAGTGGGCAGCTTTCTATCTCAGCCGGTCCCAGCGAccacaaaaaataattttgcccACCCACTATGCTGATGTGAAGGCGGTTACATTGTTCTCTCAGGTTTAAGAAATCTCCAGACATAGTTGTCTGGCAGAAACAGGTATGAACAGGATAATGAAAGATGAAATGGGATGAGTTGTCCGGAGTCCCATCCCCTGCATTCCAACATCAGCCCTACCCCATAAAGGGAGGATAGTAAAGCACACTTTGTTGCTGACCTGTCCTTCCTGCTCTCAGCTTCTgtaggagggagggggcaggttgGGGAGGAATTTCGGAGTACAGTTTCTAAAGTAATCTTGTGCTTTATCCCATCTCCACTGCTCCCATCCCCAGGTTTTGAAAATGCCTCAAGGCCTGTAATGTTCAGTGTTTTCCTTTCAAGATGCCTCTCTCAGACTTTGTTCTGGCCCTGAAGGACAATCCCTACTTTGGGGCTGGATTTGGGCTGGTGGGTGTGGGCACAGCCCTGGCCCTGGCTCGGAAGGGCCTCCAACTGGGCCTGGTGGCCTTCCGGCGCCATTACATGATCACATTGGAAGTCCCTGCTCGAGACCGAAGCTATGCCTGGTTGCTTAGCTGGCTCACCCGCCACAGTACCCGTACTCAGCATCTCAGTGTGGAGACTTCATACCTTCAGCATGAGAGTGGCCGCATCTCCACCAAGTTTGAATTTGTCCCCAGCCCTGGAAACCACTTTATTTGGTAAggatgggagccagggagggctCTGAGAGTAGAAAAGGAGAATGAGGGGAGGTGGGTTTGACCCGTTCATTCACCTCATTTTGACCATTCTTATTCAGGTATCAAGGGAAATGGATCCGAGTGGTTCGGAGCCGAGAGATGCAGATGATAGACCTGCAGACGGGAACTCCTTGGGAGTCTGTCACCTTCACGGCTCTGGGCACTGACCGAAAGGTTTTCTTCAACATCCTGGAGGAAGGTGTGGGATGGCACAGGCAGCCTTTATGGGGGAGGGGAGTTGCAGGGATGGGGTATCTGACATCAAAAGAAGAGAATCTtggagaggaggtggaggaggatcTGAGCCCATaggagcagggagctgggggaAGCTGTTTTGGCACAGCTCTGCCATGTTGCATGTCAAAAAGAATCATTGGCTTTGTTTCATCTCCCTACTCCCAGCTCGAGAGCTAGCCttgcagcaggaggaagggaagacagtGATGTACACAGCTGTGGGTTCTGAATGGCGTCCCTTTGGCTATCCACGTCGCCGGCGTCCACTGAGTTCTGTGGTTCTAGAACAGGGTCTGGCTGACCGAATTGTCAGAGACATCCAGGAATTCATCAACAACCCCAAGTGGTACACTGACAGAGGTGAGAAACAGCAGGGGTCTTGGCCAGGCTGTTTTTGATGTGGTATCAGAGCAGGAGGAAACAGGCTGGTCTCTGTGGCCAGGTGGGGTGAATATAAAGCTCTAGCCTAATTCCCATAGATGAAGAGGAATGAAAAGTTACCTACGGGAATGACTTTTTCCAATGCCAAGGTCATCAGGCCTCCAGGGAGCAGGACTGGGAATCAATGTGGACATCTGGGACAGAATGCATGATTCATTTTAGGTCTTGATGATCATCCTGGCTGTATTCCTAGGCATTCCCTACAGACGTGGCTACCTGCTTTATGGGCCCCCTGGTTGCGGAAAGAGCAGTTTCATGTGAGTAGAGTCAAACTTCTCAAACCCTCAAACTGGAAGAAAATTGGGCCAATGGTGTTGGAAAGGGAAAGAAACGTGGGGAATAGGGATTGGGATAAACAGGAGACATGTGGAACATTAGGGTGGGTGGTGGAAGCGTTAGGCCTCTGAGACCCAACTAGTACAGTGAACAAGCAGTTGGGCACAAGGCCGGTTCCCAGGTTGCTGATTACCTGTCATCCCTCCTCCATAGCACAGCCCTGGCTGGGGAACTGCAGCACAGCATCTGCCTGCTGAGCCTCACAGACTCCAGCCTCTCTGATGACCGGCTCAACCACCTGCTGAGCGTGGCCCCACAGCAGAGCTTGGTGCTCCTGGAGGATGTGGATGCTGCCTTTCTCAGTCGAGACCTGGCTGCGGAGAGTAAGTGGGAGGGGTCGAGGGAAGGGGGAATGTTTCCAAATGAGGAACAGCGGAAAAAAGTAGAAATCCAGAGAGCTGATGGAGGATGCCTGGGTTAGCAACAAGAGCCCACAAAAGGCACTGATAAGTAGAGGGACatgggtggggaggagaaagggatgCTGATTTTAAGTAGAGCTATGGCCACCCAtgcttctttctctctgccttcctccagACCCTGTGAAGTACCAAGGTCTAGGTCGTCTCACCTTCAGTGGACTGCTCAACGCCTTGGATGGTGTGGCTTCCACTGAGGCACGCATCGTGTTCATGACCACCAACCACGTTGACAGGTAAGGAGTGAAGTACTCTCAGACTGTGAGGCAAGACCCCACCCCCCCAGTACCTTGGGAGGATCAGGAGGTTCAGAGGGACCATCATTTTTGGGGTGCCAGTAGTACTGCTGCTCGTGACTCTGCTTTTGCTGCCTTCTCCTCTTAGGCTCGACCCTGCCCTGATACGCCCTGGGCGAGTAGACCTGAAGGAGTATGTGGGCCACTGCTCACACTGGCAGCTGACCCAGATGTTCCAGAGGTTCTATCCAGGGGAAGCACCTTCCCTGGCCAAGACCTTTGCAGACTGTGTCCTTCAAGCTACAACTCAGATCAGTCCTGCCCAGGTGCAGGGCTACTTCATGCTATATAAAAATGACCCTGCAGGGGCAATTCATAATGCTGAGTCTCTGAAGAGGTGACAACCAGGCTGTGCTCAACTTTCCCCAATAAACACCTGCCATTCTACTCTGGTCTCTgatctcccttcctgcctccctgtaTTGGTACTTTAGTGAAAAGCAGAGGCTGTAATGCAGATGCCTACAGAGGCAATCGGATGTCCACATACGCAAATACTGGGAGCATAGCCCACctaagagaaaggagggagaagagacacTAGTAAACAGGAAAGTACCATCCTCCACCTGAATGTATTCAAATTAGACACACAGCTGTGGGCATATGCACAGCGGGTTATGTGGCAGGGTGTCCTGCGTCTGCTTAAATGTTGGCACCCACTAGTTTTCCTTGAAACCCATTATGCTGACTGAGATGTCAGACCCCTCTTTACCTAGACCCAAATCTCTTGGGAGAACACACTTGAGAGCAAGTGGGGGCTGCTCTGCCATCCTCCAGTTTTGCTA includes these proteins:
- the BCS1L gene encoding mitochondrial chaperone BCS1, translating into MPLSDFVLALKDNPYFGAGFGLVGVGTALALARKGLQLGLVAFRRHYMITLEVPARDRSYAWLLSWLTRHSTRTQHLSVETSYLQHESGRISTKFEFVPSPGNHFIWYQGKWIRVVRSREMQMIDLQTGTPWESVTFTALGTDRKVFFNILEEARELALQQEEGKTVMYTAVGSEWRPFGYPRRRRPLSSVVLEQGLADRIVRDIQEFINNPKWYTDRGIPYRRGYLLYGPPGCGKSSFITALAGELQHSICLLSLTDSSLSDDRLNHLLSVAPQQSLVLLEDVDAAFLSRDLAAENPVKYQGLGRLTFSGLLNALDGVASTEARIVFMTTNHVDRLDPALIRPGRVDLKEYVGHCSHWQLTQMFQRFYPGEAPSLAKTFADCVLQATTQISPAQVQGYFMLYKNDPAGAIHNAESLKR